The genomic segment TAAGAATGCGGCAATTCTTGCATCTAAAGTGCTGCGCGGATCAAAGAATTTTTCCGGAAAAATTGTGCAAAGCGACGCACAGTTAACTTTTGATTATAAACAATTGGATTTCTTCAAAGTGCCTCATCGTGTGGTTCCCGAGAAAGCTAAAATAATTAATGAGCCGTATTGGGAAAAATATGAATTGTTATTTTTGTTCTTATACGTATTTATTCTGTTCTTGCTGGTGTTTATCGTTATTTGGCTCATACGGGCAAACAGGCGTGAATTTCGGAGAAGAATAGAGGTGCAGGCGAAATTATTGCTTCAAAATCGTTTGGTTGATCAACGAAATGAATTTGATAATATTTTTCATTCTATACGGGAAGGGGTTGTGGCTTATGGAGAAGATTTGCGTATTCATTTTGTAAACAGAGCGGCACTTATAATGCTGAATATAACATCAAAAGACGGCAGGCAGAATTGTGAAGGGCTTCCGGCAGGCTCTTATTGCAGGATATATAATAATGGGTTGGATATCTTTTATTCCATGCTAAAAGAGGTGAACGAAACAGGAAAAAGTATGGCCATCCCCAAGGGCGCTTTTATGCAGGAAATAGGTACCGACAATTATTTTCCGGTATCGGGAGAGATTGTACCTATTTATTCCAAATCACGAATAACAGGTTATGCGCTTTCATTTCGCAATATTTCGGATGAAGAGATACAAAAACGTTTTTTCCACTTGGCCGTAGAGGAGAGTTCTATTTACCCATGGCAGTATAGTGTGGATAAGAAAATGTTTATTTTTTCATCCAATTTTCTCACTCGGATAGGATTTGATGAAAGTAAGTATGCTGTTACGTTTACTGATATGAAGAGAATGATTCATTCCGATGACTTGTTAGGAGTGATAAAAGAATTCAATTTAATTCGTAATGGGGGAAAGAATAATTTAAGGCTTAATTTCAGGCAACGCAATTTAACAGGTGGATTTGAATGGTGGGAATATCGTATGACTGCATTCAAAGGGCTTACTGCTGGTATGCCTTATTCTATACTGGGTGTTTGCCAGAGTATACAGAGATATAAAAATACGGAGCAAGAACTTATTGCAGCCCGAGACAAAGCGCTGCAAGCCGATAAATTGAAGACTGCATTTTTAGCCAATGTGAGTCATGAAATTCGCACGCCGCTTAATTCTATAGTAGGTTTTTCTGAACTATTGAAAGATATTCATTCTTTCAATGACGCAGAAATACGGAAGTTTGTCATTACAATAAATAAAAATTGTGAACTCTTGCTCAGTCTTATCAATGATATTCTTGATATGTCTCGTATAGAGTCCGGCTCGATGGAATTTCAGTTCTCAGTATATAATTTGACTAATATAATCAATGAGGTGTTTGAAGCACAGCGGCTTAATATTCCTGAAAGTATATCTTTTATAAAAATGCTACCACAGTCTGGGCATAAACAGGTAGTGACCGATATGTTTAGATTGAAACAAATACTCAATAATTTGATAAATAATGCGGTTAAGTTTACTCCGAAAGGGGTAATTTCTATTGGCTATTTGGAGGAAGAACCGGGATATACGACTTTGTTTGTAGAAGATACCGGAATCGGTATTTCCGGGGAAGACAGAGAGCATATTTTTGAACGTTTTTATAAAGGAGATAACTTTGTACAGGGCGCCGGGTTGGGATTAAGCATCTGTCAGTTTATAGCAGAGCGTATGAATGGAAGTATAGATGTTCGTTCCGAATTAGGGAAAGGTGCTCGTTTTACTATTAAAATACCTGATTCTCAATAATGCAAGGAATGCGTTCGTCAGCGAACAGCCTGTTCATTATCGAACAGTGATGCTGTGACTTAAACGGCTGTTATTAAGCAATTTATATTTGTGGCATAGGCTTTGACCCCTTCTTCAGGAAACATAATTTTATTTATGAGAATGAAGAATTTGCAACTTATCTCTGTAGCTGTTTTGTATTCATTAACGCTGCAGGCACAAACGGAACGAACCATAACTCTTCCTGAAGCCATCGCTTTAGCCCGAGTACAATCAGTTGATGCTGCGGTGGCTCTCAATGAACTCAAAACCGCTTATTGGGAATATCGGACTTTTCGGGCCGATCTTTTACCCGAAATGAACTTAACGGGTACACTGCCCGATTATAATAAGTCTTACAGTGCCTATCAACAATCCGATGGCTCTTATACCTTTGTTCGCAACAATACGTTGGGGCTTTCCGGCGAGTTATCTATCGACCAGAATATATGGTTTACGGGAGGGAAACTGTCTCTGACTTCATCCATGGATTTTGTTAGGCAGTTGGGCACAGGCGGAGAAAAACAATTTATGTCTGTTCCGATAGGCTTGGAATTTACGCAACCTATTTTTGGAGTAAACACGCTGAAATGGAATCGCCGTATTGAACCCGTGCGCTATGCCGAGGCTAAGGCTACTTTTATTAGCGCCACGGAAGAGGTTACGATGAAGTCAATTACTTATTTCTTTGAGTTACTTCTGGCAAAAGAGGCTTTGGGCACTGCACAACAAAATCAGCTAAATGCCGATCGCCTTCATGAAGTAGCAGTGGCAAAACGCAAAATGGGACAGATTTCTGAAAACGAATTGTTGCAGCTTAAGCTGGCTGCTTTGCAGGCAAAAGCTGCGATGACGGATGCTAAAAGCAATTTGGATGCTAAAATGTTTCAGCTGAGAGCTTTCCTCGGATTATCCGAAGAAGAATCATTGGAACCTGTCGTTCCGGAGTCCGTTCCCGATATTAGAATAGAGTATGATGCGGTTCTTAATAGAGCGTTAGAACGTAATTCTTTTGCGCAAAACATACGCCGCAGGCAGCTCGAGGCAGACTACGAAGTGGCAACAGCTAAGGGGAATCTACGGAGCGTTGATCTTTTTGCCAGCGTCGGATATGCCGGATTAAACAATACTTTGTCTTCGTCTTATCGTGATTTGCTTAATAATAATATAGTGCAGGTAGGAATTAAAATTCCTATTCTGGATTGGGGTAAACGACGCGGCAAGGTAAAAGTGGCACAGAGTAATCGTGATGTTATTATGTCAAAGATTCGTCAGGAGCAAATAAGCTTTAATCAGGATTTATTCTTGTTGGTAGAGCATTTTAATAACCAGGCGGCACAGCTTACTATTGCCGATGAGGCCGATCGTATAGCCCAACAACGCTATAAAACAAGTATTGAAACATTTTTGATTGGTAAAATCAATACGCTCGATTTAAATGATGCTCAGACATCGAAAGATGAAGCAAGGCAAAAGCATATTTCAGAGCTTTATTATTATTGGTATTACTTTTATCAGATAAGAAGTCTCACATTGTGGGATTTTAAAAACAATTCCGAATTGGATGCAGACTTCGATGATATTGTTCGTAAATAGATTCTCTTAATTTATGCGTTTTACCAATTGCTTGAGTAAGAGCGATTGACTGAACCATTTATTTTTGTATTTTTGTTTCGAATATCTCATATTTATGTAAACTGAGCTTCTTATGATTTTAATTATTGACGACGATTCGGCAGTGCGTTCTTCTCTTAGCTTTATGCTAAAGCGAGCGGGTTATGAAATACAGGCTGTAGCTTCGCCTAAAGAAGCTATAGAGGTGGTTCGCTTGGTATCGCCCCGGCTGGTGCTCATGGATATGAATTTCTCGCTAACCACCACGGGGGCCGAAGGGCTTGTTCTTCTTAAACAAGTAAAGCTTTTTCGTCCGGAGGTTCCTGTTATTCTGATGACTGCCTGGGGCAGCATTCAATTGGCGGTGCAAGGCATGCAGGCAGGAGCATTCGATTTCATTACTAAGCCATGGAACAATGCTGCATTGCTTCAACGAATAGAAACAGCTTTAGAACTAGCCTGTCCTCAAAACAAGGAGGAGTTGCAAAAGCAAACGGACGCACTTATAAGAGATAATATTATCGGAAAGTCGAGAGCTTTGACCGATGTGTTGAATACCGTCGGGCGAATTGCCCGGACGAATGCGTCTGTGCTTATCACCGGAGAAAGCGGCACGGGAAAGGAATTGATAGCCGAGGCTATACATATAAACAGTCAGCGGGCCAAACAACCTTTTGTGAAGGTAAACCTTGGAGGAATATCTCAGAGTCTCTTCGAAA from the uncultured Bacteroides sp. genome contains:
- a CDS encoding ATP-binding protein; amino-acid sequence: MNIPYRLLLILLFTTFYIRAAVKERNYKILFIQSYTKSDNWSDELNKGLSDGFKEEGMPVEVTTEYLNAHFWNGASEKEIIRRICRRAADRGTDLIVTSNDEALYDLLVCGDSLPGKIPVVFSGVEYPNKEVLSKYVNVTGFQSPRPFFNLLETAQKMFPTRKRIVVVSDESILGKLSLTDFESEWEVFAKNNPDYKLRKFNIHSDPMTQILYEIQISHEAYQSVLIIPYWGLFMPSIAKVSKSPCFTVNNVSLTQGGFCSLTSRPYTDAKNAAILASKVLRGSKNFSGKIVQSDAQLTFDYKQLDFFKVPHRVVPEKAKIINEPYWEKYELLFLFLYVFILFLLVFIVIWLIRANRREFRRRIEVQAKLLLQNRLVDQRNEFDNIFHSIREGVVAYGEDLRIHFVNRAALIMLNITSKDGRQNCEGLPAGSYCRIYNNGLDIFYSMLKEVNETGKSMAIPKGAFMQEIGTDNYFPVSGEIVPIYSKSRITGYALSFRNISDEEIQKRFFHLAVEESSIYPWQYSVDKKMFIFSSNFLTRIGFDESKYAVTFTDMKRMIHSDDLLGVIKEFNLIRNGGKNNLRLNFRQRNLTGGFEWWEYRMTAFKGLTAGMPYSILGVCQSIQRYKNTEQELIAARDKALQADKLKTAFLANVSHEIRTPLNSIVGFSELLKDIHSFNDAEIRKFVITINKNCELLLSLINDILDMSRIESGSMEFQFSVYNLTNIINEVFEAQRLNIPESISFIKMLPQSGHKQVVTDMFRLKQILNNLINNAVKFTPKGVISIGYLEEEPGYTTLFVEDTGIGISGEDREHIFERFYKGDNFVQGAGLGLSICQFIAERMNGSIDVRSELGKGARFTIKIPDSQ
- a CDS encoding TolC family protein, producing the protein MRMKNLQLISVAVLYSLTLQAQTERTITLPEAIALARVQSVDAAVALNELKTAYWEYRTFRADLLPEMNLTGTLPDYNKSYSAYQQSDGSYTFVRNNTLGLSGELSIDQNIWFTGGKLSLTSSMDFVRQLGTGGEKQFMSVPIGLEFTQPIFGVNTLKWNRRIEPVRYAEAKATFISATEEVTMKSITYFFELLLAKEALGTAQQNQLNADRLHEVAVAKRKMGQISENELLQLKLAALQAKAAMTDAKSNLDAKMFQLRAFLGLSEEESLEPVVPESVPDIRIEYDAVLNRALERNSFAQNIRRRQLEADYEVATAKGNLRSVDLFASVGYAGLNNTLSSSYRDLLNNNIVQVGIKIPILDWGKRRGKVKVAQSNRDVIMSKIRQEQISFNQDLFLLVEHFNNQAAQLTIADEADRIAQQRYKTSIETFLIGKINTLDLNDAQTSKDEARQKHISELYYYWYYFYQIRSLTLWDFKNNSELDADFDDIVRK